acacctggaacacgacagcagtactgtagagtggagagacattctgattagaactagatcacacctggaacatgacagcagtactgtagtgtgaagagacattcagattagaactagatcacacttggaacatgacaacagtagagtggagacattctgattagaactagatcacacctggaacacgacagcagtactgtagagtggagagacattctgattagaactagatcacacctggaacatgacagcagtactgtagagtggagagacattctgattagaactagatcacacctggaacacgacagcagtactgtagagtggagagacattctgattagaactagatcacacctggaacatgacagcagtactgtagtgtggaGAGACATTCTACTTCTAGTGATGGCTGGAACGAAAGCCTCACCTTGCCCTTGTTCTTGGCTGAGGTCTGTCCCACCAGAGAGGCGTGGTAGATGAGACCATATTTGGGCGTGTCTCTGCGCGTCTTCAGGGCTCTGAACAGGGCCTTCTCTGCTCCCAGGATCTGGACTGTGGAGGCCGGGTGCTTGGCCAGGTTCAACAGGGACCCTgtcagagagaaccagagaattTAGGAGCAGTTTGGGCGTTTCCAGCTGCCTATTACAGGTGTCTAGGTAAAAGGTTTTAATTCAAGCTCAGATGAGGTAGTGACTGAAAAGCATCAGGTATCAGGATTGTGACATATAGTCATCATAATCACTGCTTGTTTTGTGTTGTGAATGATTCCTGCTGTGTGATTGGCCGTTAGATCATGACTCACCAGCGTGTGAGATGAGCCGTGCCCCTACCAGTTCCCCCACCATGACAGTCAGGTTGGGAGCGATAGCCATCATCCTGTTCTTCAGATAGTCGTACAGTTGGGTGCGGTACTCTGTAATCTCTATCACCTGGTCACACAGGTGCATGATGTTGCCGATGTCCTCCTCTGACACCTCCGTTCCCATGGAGATCTCGGCAGCCAGTTTGACCTCTGCCTCCACCTCCTCGGGGAGATGCTCAGACAGGTCGGTGGTTGCCACGTTGGTACGAGCGCCTATCTTCCGGACACTCTTGCAGTAGGCCAGGTTGTCAGTGATGATCTTCCCCACCTCAGGGAAGTGCCAGCCGTACCACTCCCTACAGCgcatgatgtagttgttgagctcCTTGTCCAGGTCATCCAGCAGAGCTGCACAGATCAAAACATGAGtcacacctgttactgagctacagcccataatactagtcacacctgtctacagaccataatactagtcacctgtctacagaccataatactagtcacacctgttactgagctacagcccataatactagtcacacctgtctacagaccataatactagtcacctgtccacagaccataatactagtcacacctgtccacagaccataatactagtctCACCTGtccacagaccataatactagtctCACCTGtccacagaccataatactagtcacacctgtccacagaccataatactagtcacacctgtccacagaccataatactagtcacacctgtccacagaccataatactagtcacacctgtccacagaccataatactagtcacacctgtccacagaccataatactagtcacacctgtccacagaccataatactagtcacacctgtccacagaccataatactagtcacacctgtccacagaccataatactagtcacacctgtccacagaccataatactagtcacacctgtccacagaccataatactagtcacacctgtccacagaccataatactagtcacacctgtctacagaccataatactagtcacacctgtctacagaccataatactagtcacacctgtctacagaccataatactagtcacacctgtctacagaccataatactagtcacctgtcttacagaccataatactagtcacacctgtctacagaccataatactagtcacacctgtctacagaccataatactagtcacctgtctacagaccataatactagtcacacctgtctacagatAATCAAGTGTTTTATGCGTTTCCTTTGTCTGTATAAAAGTATCCTTGTTTTATGTTGTCCCTTTACATGGATAGAGTAAGACAGGGATGAGCAACAGGCTTCCACTGGCCCACCTCCTGTAGGCCCGCGGACCCACATCCCTGTACTGGGGAGAGAACACATCCCTGTACTGGGGAGAGAACTCATCTCATTGGCCTGTcagcattttgttgtgttattgcAAAGTGGGGGGGTAATGATGTGAGATGTGTTGCGGCCCCGCGTGAggtttttgtggcccccacccccatcaaagatGCTCATCCCTGGTCTAAGAGGAGGTACTTACAGATAGCTTGAACGATCATGGTATCCACTTTGTCAGGGCTGAACTTCAGCTTGTAGCGGGACAAACTGAGGAAACAGAAATAGGTCAGGATCTGCCATAGCAGCCTTTCAGGTCTTCTATGAATACGACAGAGGGAGGTGCTGCCTCAGGGGTAGTGACGAATGCTGAGGAAATCCACACCAGGTTTCAGACAGCATGATATAATCATCGGGAACACACACTACATATTGATGTGAGTAAATTATAAAGTGTTTGTAATGTCTTTTGTTATAAGACTAGTTGGCGTCATTTAATGAGATCCTAATAAATCCAAAACACCAAGCGTTGTCTGTGTTCCACCCTACCTGTGAGCCAGTCCCAGAGACATGGCGCTGATCTCCCGGGGGGGCAGCCCAGTGATCAGGGACTCCATCTGTGTCCTGATGCCTCTCATCAGCTCTGCCACCGCAGGGCTGTGGACACAGCTCAGGTTCAACTTCTCCTTGATGACGCCCCCCAGCTTAGCGTCGCTGATGGCCAGCTGTTCATGAGCTTCTTTAGCCACCACTTTCTTTAGGACCTTCTTCAGACTCTTCCCCATCTTCCCTTCCGTCATGGCCGTGGCCGCTGGACACAGGAGAGACGTGGTTACAAcatgaggacaggagagacatgTACACGCTACAGCACTCGGGAGTCTAGTTCTGTGAGCTCGTGTGGTCTACCAcattgcggctgagccgttgttgctcctagacgtttccacttcacaataacagagcTTAGTTAACAGGGACAACTCTAGTAAGGCAGAAATTTGGCTAACACACTTGTTGgaatggtggcatcctatgacggtgccacattggaagtgactgagctcttcagtaaggccattctattgccaatataaataatatatatatttcccttctattaaaccaggtaggccagttgagaacaagttctcatttgcaactgtgacctggtcaagataaagcatagcaattagacacatacagagttacacatggaataaacaaaccaGTCAATAGGaaaagtatatatatacagtgagtgcaatgaggtaagataagggaggtacgGCAATAAATGGGTCATGGTGGCAAAGCAATTACAATATAGcgattaaacactggaatggtggatgtgcagaagatgaatgtgcaagtagagatactggggtgcaaaggagcaagataaataaatacagtatggggatgaggtaggtagctgtttacagataggctatgttcaggtgcagtgatctgtgagctgctctgacggcaatgtttgtctatgaagattgcatggttgtgtgctcgattttataaacctgtc
The genomic region above belongs to Oncorhynchus gorbuscha isolate QuinsamMale2020 ecotype Even-year unplaced genomic scaffold, OgorEven_v1.0 Un_scaffold_1476, whole genome shotgun sequence and contains:
- the LOC124022899 gene encoding LOW QUALITY PROTEIN: nucleolar protein 58-like (The sequence of the model RefSeq protein was modified relative to this genomic sequence to represent the inferred CDS: inserted 1 base in 1 codon); the encoded protein is MLVLFETAAGYAIFKVLDESKLQEVDSLWKEFETPEKANKVVKLKHFEKFQDTTEALAAATAMTEGKMGKSLKKVLKKVVAKEAHEQLAISDAKLGGVIKEKLNLSCVHSPAVAELMRGIRTQMESLITGLPPREISAMSLGLAHSLSRYKLKFSPDKVDTMIVQAISLLDDLDKELNNYIMRCREWYGWHFPEVGKIITDNLAYCKSVRKIGARTNVATTDLSEHLPEEVEAEVKLAAEISMGTEVSEEDIGNIMHLCDQVIEITEYRTQLYDYLKNRMMAIAPNLTVMVGELVGARLISHAGSLLNLAKHPASTVQILGAEKALFRALKTRRDTPKYGLIYHASLVGQTSAKNKGKISRMLAAKASLAIRYDALGEDTNAEMGVENRAKLEARLRHLEEKGIRRISGTGKAMAKSDKYQHKSDVKVYDPSGDSTLPXVSKKRKFEEVEEEEVATPVTVKTKKPKKEPVEEPEASTAAEETPKKKKKKSKKAEEEAMDVKEEEATISPTEESSKKKKKKKKVKEEEGD